The following proteins are encoded in a genomic region of Burkholderia gladioli:
- the ggt gene encoding gamma-glutamyltransferase, which yields MIVSFHRVRISVLAACVGVAVAGFVPNAPALAKSSLHAQLTGSAVAVADKYSADAAEKIFKQGGNAVDAAVAIAFTLAVTYPEAGNIGGGGFMTLYVDGKPYFLDYRERAPLAATKDMYLDRDGNVIKGMSLYGPRAVGVPGTVAGMWEAQKRFGKLKWQQVLAPAIHYAKDGFVVDEQLAQRGVDASKEFDGKTNFDKFFAGMKAGTNFKQPDLAAVLQRIASQGAKGFYEGPTAEKIAAAMQPGNGLITTEDLAQYKAVWRQPVEANWNGYRVITAPPPSSGGVGLVQLLKMKEDRAADFKGVPLNSAQYVHLVAEIEKRVFADRAQYLGDPDFYKVPVAQLTDDAYLAKRAAEVNPDTPSDTKSVQPGLGTSMPEKAETTHFSVIDKWGNAVSNTYTINGYFGSGVVAEGTGIVLNDEMDDFSAKPGVANMFGVVGSDANAIEPKKRPLSSMSPTILTKDGKVSLVIGTPGGSRIFTSIFQVITNVYDFGMPLKEAVGAFRFHHQLLPPNTIFWEPYHPITGELAQQIEAKGYTLKGQDFSGDIQVIRVDGKSPEAAADPRGRGVTRVIR from the coding sequence ATGATCGTTTCGTTCCATCGTGTCAGGATTTCCGTGCTCGCGGCCTGTGTCGGCGTCGCGGTTGCCGGCTTCGTTCCCAATGCGCCGGCGCTCGCCAAGTCTTCGTTGCACGCGCAACTAACTGGCTCGGCGGTGGCGGTCGCCGACAAGTACAGCGCCGATGCGGCCGAGAAGATCTTCAAGCAGGGCGGCAATGCGGTGGACGCGGCGGTGGCGATCGCGTTCACGCTGGCCGTGACCTATCCGGAGGCCGGCAACATCGGCGGCGGCGGATTCATGACGCTCTATGTCGACGGCAAGCCCTACTTCCTGGACTATCGCGAGCGCGCGCCGCTGGCCGCCACCAAGGACATGTACCTCGACCGCGATGGCAACGTGATCAAGGGCATGAGCCTGTACGGGCCGCGCGCGGTGGGCGTGCCCGGCACGGTGGCCGGCATGTGGGAGGCGCAGAAGCGCTTCGGCAAGCTGAAGTGGCAGCAGGTGCTGGCGCCGGCCATCCACTACGCGAAGGACGGCTTCGTGGTGGACGAGCAACTGGCCCAGCGCGGCGTCGACGCGTCCAAGGAGTTCGACGGCAAGACCAACTTCGACAAGTTCTTCGCCGGCATGAAGGCCGGCACCAACTTCAAGCAGCCGGACCTGGCCGCGGTGCTGCAGCGGATCGCCTCGCAGGGCGCCAAGGGTTTCTATGAAGGACCGACCGCCGAGAAGATCGCCGCCGCGATGCAGCCCGGCAACGGCCTGATCACCACCGAGGACCTGGCGCAGTACAAGGCCGTCTGGCGGCAGCCGGTGGAGGCCAACTGGAACGGCTACCGCGTGATCACGGCGCCGCCGCCGAGCTCGGGCGGGGTGGGCCTGGTGCAGTTGCTGAAGATGAAGGAGGATCGCGCGGCCGACTTCAAGGGCGTGCCGCTGAACTCGGCGCAGTACGTGCATCTGGTGGCCGAGATCGAGAAGCGCGTGTTCGCCGATCGCGCCCAGTACCTCGGCGATCCGGACTTCTACAAGGTGCCGGTCGCGCAACTGACCGACGACGCCTATCTCGCCAAGCGCGCGGCCGAGGTCAACCCCGACACGCCGTCCGACACCAAGAGCGTGCAGCCGGGGCTCGGCACCTCGATGCCGGAGAAGGCGGAAACCACGCACTTCTCGGTGATCGACAAGTGGGGCAACGCGGTGTCGAACACCTACACCATCAACGGCTATTTCGGCTCGGGCGTGGTGGCCGAGGGCACCGGCATCGTGCTCAACGACGAGATGGACGACTTCTCGGCCAAGCCCGGCGTGGCCAACATGTTCGGCGTGGTGGGCAGCGACGCGAACGCGATCGAGCCGAAGAAGCGGCCGCTGTCGTCGATGTCGCCGACCATCCTCACCAAGGACGGCAAGGTCTCGCTGGTGATCGGCACGCCGGGCGGCTCGCGCATCTTCACCTCGATCTTCCAGGTGATCACCAACGTCTACGACTTCGGCATGCCGCTCAAGGAGGCGGTCGGCGCGTTCCGCTTCCATCACCAGCTGCTGCCGCCGAACACGATCTTCTGGGAGCCGTATCACCCGATCACCGGCGAGCTGGCCCAGCAGATCGAGGCCAAGGGCTACACGCTGAAGGGGCAGGATTTCAGCGGCGACATCCAGGTGATCCGGGTCGACGGCAAGTCGCCCGAGGCGGCCGCCGATCCGCGCGGGCGCGGCGTCACGCGCGTGATCCGCTAA
- a CDS encoding pyridoxal phosphate-dependent aminotransferase, producing the protein MKPEPMRHDRLNRHLAQARPSATYRVMDRVAARRASGASIVSLCAGEPDFDTPAHVREAAIEAIRAGHTRYTQVAGLRALREAIAAKFARENGLDTHWRQTLVGNGGKQVIHNALAATLNEGDEVIVPAPYWVSYPEMVQLCGGRPVIVPCGAEQGYKLTPAALHAAITPRTRWLILNSPSNPTGAVYRREELEALADVLLAHPQVLVLSDDIYEHLVFDGVEFATLAALAPRLRERVLTMNGVSKAYAMTGWRIGFCTGPAWLIEAMETLQGQQTSGACSISQHAALAALSGPQDFIVQTRGVFQRRRDLVVARLDAAPGLACARPQGAFYAFASCAGLIGRTTPRGTRLDSDEAVVDALLDEAGIATVHGSAFGLGPAIRIAYALDDASLARACEAIAGFCASLSD; encoded by the coding sequence ATGAAGCCGGAACCGATGCGCCACGACCGCCTCAATCGTCATCTCGCCCAGGCCCGGCCGTCGGCGACCTATCGCGTGATGGACCGCGTCGCGGCACGGCGCGCCAGCGGCGCGTCGATCGTCTCGCTCTGCGCCGGCGAGCCCGATTTCGATACGCCGGCCCATGTGCGCGAGGCGGCGATCGAGGCGATCCGCGCCGGCCACACGCGCTACACGCAGGTGGCGGGCCTGCGCGCGCTGCGCGAGGCGATCGCCGCGAAATTCGCGCGCGAGAACGGGCTCGACACGCACTGGCGCCAGACCCTGGTCGGCAACGGTGGCAAGCAGGTGATCCACAACGCGCTGGCCGCCACGCTGAACGAAGGCGACGAGGTGATCGTGCCCGCGCCCTACTGGGTCAGTTATCCGGAGATGGTGCAGTTGTGCGGCGGCCGGCCGGTGATCGTGCCTTGCGGGGCCGAACAGGGCTACAAGCTGACGCCGGCCGCGCTGCATGCCGCCATCACGCCGCGCACGCGCTGGCTGATCCTGAATTCGCCGTCGAACCCGACCGGCGCCGTCTATCGGCGCGAGGAACTGGAGGCGCTGGCCGACGTGCTGCTCGCGCATCCGCAGGTGCTGGTGCTGTCCGACGACATCTACGAGCACCTGGTCTTCGACGGTGTCGAATTCGCGACGCTGGCCGCGCTCGCGCCGCGCCTGCGCGAGCGCGTGCTGACCATGAACGGCGTGTCCAAGGCCTATGCGATGACCGGCTGGCGGATCGGCTTCTGCACTGGGCCGGCCTGGCTGATCGAGGCGATGGAGACCCTGCAGGGGCAGCAGACCTCGGGCGCCTGCTCGATCTCGCAGCACGCGGCGCTGGCGGCGCTCAGTGGCCCGCAGGACTTCATCGTGCAAACGCGCGGCGTGTTCCAGCGGCGGCGCGATCTGGTCGTGGCGCGGCTGGACGCGGCGCCGGGGCTCGCCTGCGCTCGGCCGCAAGGCGCGTTCTACGCCTTCGCGTCCTGCGCCGGGCTGATCGGCAGGACCACGCCGCGCGGCACGCGGCTCGACAGCGACGAGGCGGTGGTCGACGCGCTGCTCGACGAAGCGGGCATCGCGACCGTGCACGGCAGCGCCTTCGGCCTGGGGCCGGCGATCCGGATCGCCTACGCGCTCGACGACGCCTCGCTCGCGCGGGCCTGCGAGGCGATCGCCGGATTCTGCGCTTCGCTGTCGGACTGA
- a CDS encoding metal-dependent hydrolase, giving the protein MASHNAHHATGWAAGLIAAALVWQAGAAGPWHVGSFAAFAAGVAGGTAPDWLEVAWWSRKRRLWIKHRTATHWGLGWIALLWFADRSLSALHPWAPPLFGFACGGLMHLLADWPNPLGVPWILQRHSLNWWKSGRCDLIVVAAAWIGALWVAQAAWQRDALLEHWLHWLRMA; this is encoded by the coding sequence ATGGCCTCACACAATGCCCATCACGCCACCGGCTGGGCCGCCGGCCTGATCGCCGCCGCGCTCGTCTGGCAGGCGGGCGCCGCCGGGCCCTGGCACGTCGGCAGCTTCGCCGCGTTCGCGGCCGGCGTGGCCGGCGGCACGGCGCCCGACTGGCTGGAGGTGGCATGGTGGTCGCGCAAGCGCCGGCTGTGGATCAAGCATCGCACCGCCACGCACTGGGGCCTGGGATGGATCGCCCTGCTGTGGTTCGCCGATCGCTCGCTTAGCGCGCTGCATCCCTGGGCGCCGCCGCTGTTCGGCTTCGCCTGCGGCGGGCTCATGCATCTGCTGGCGGATTGGCCGAATCCGCTCGGCGTGCCGTGGATCCTGCAGCGGCATTCGCTGAACTGGTGGAAGAGCGGGCGCTGCGACCTGATCGTCGTCGCGGCGGCCTGGATCGGCGCGCTGTGGGTCGCGCAGGCGGCCTGGCAGCGCGATGCGCTGCTCGAGCACTGGCTGCATTGGTTGAGGATGGCCTGA
- a CDS encoding RraA family protein: MSAASLLDRLASLDTNTVSDALDFLGLPGATYGLRPLWDCPKIVGRASTVQLGPKTDAAPGLHLITPVVEAIDSDERILVIAGGLEGISCWGDILANAASMKRVRGSIIDGASRDIEGSEAIGYPVYGRGVTMISARNRVVQLDAGKPVKMAGVTVEQDDYVIADRCGSVFVPAAHIEAVLSLGEHIVRRQDGMVAAVRAGRSVAEVMHDQQFEAIRAS, translated from the coding sequence ATGTCCGCCGCCAGCCTGCTCGACCGTCTTGCCTCGCTCGACACCAATACCGTTTCCGACGCGCTCGATTTCCTCGGCCTGCCGGGCGCCACCTACGGCCTGCGCCCGCTGTGGGACTGCCCGAAGATCGTCGGCCGCGCCAGCACGGTGCAACTCGGCCCGAAGACCGACGCGGCGCCGGGCCTGCACCTGATCACGCCGGTGGTCGAGGCGATCGACAGCGACGAGCGCATCCTGGTGATCGCGGGCGGCCTGGAGGGCATTTCCTGCTGGGGCGACATCCTCGCCAATGCCGCCAGCATGAAGCGCGTGCGCGGTTCGATCATCGACGGCGCGAGCCGCGACATCGAGGGCAGCGAGGCGATCGGCTATCCCGTCTACGGCCGCGGCGTGACCATGATCAGCGCGCGCAACCGCGTGGTGCAGCTCGACGCGGGCAAGCCGGTGAAGATGGCCGGCGTCACCGTCGAGCAGGACGACTACGTGATCGCCGACCGCTGCGGCAGCGTGTTCGTGCCGGCCGCGCACATCGAGGCGGTGCTGTCGCTGGGCGAGCACATCGTGCGGCGCCAGGACGGCATGGTCGCCGCGGTGCGCGCCGGCCGCTCGGTGGCCGAGGTGATGCACGACCAGCAATTCGAGGCGATCCGCGCGTCCTGA
- a CDS encoding dihydrodipicolinate synthase family protein, with amino-acid sequence MLKGIWVPLVTPLRAGRVDLDALRALAAAYLDSGIAGFVALGTTAEAALLSEVERAAALQAILDVAAGRLPVFVGVGGFDTRAFLEEIDRLERWEVAGYLVSPPAYLCPNQAGVLWHFGQVALHTRRPVMLYDVPHRTGVTIEPSTVRQLTRHLNIVGIKECVPAHFDALDSLPLDVLCGTDGAFLDCLAAGGSGGVLASAHVGADLFVEVQRLYEVGRVTEAQTLFDAMQPAIRLLFSAPNPAAIKAMLAFSHDMTAEVRMPITPASPQLVAELRRVHGTLERLRAEWLTAPAASPLH; translated from the coding sequence ATGCTCAAAGGCATCTGGGTCCCGCTGGTCACGCCGCTGCGCGCCGGCCGCGTCGATCTCGACGCGCTGCGCGCGCTGGCCGCCGCCTATCTCGACAGCGGCATCGCCGGCTTCGTCGCGCTCGGCACCACGGCCGAGGCGGCGCTGCTGAGCGAGGTCGAGCGCGCCGCGGCGCTGCAGGCGATCCTCGACGTGGCGGCCGGCCGACTGCCGGTGTTCGTCGGCGTGGGCGGCTTCGACACGCGCGCCTTCCTCGAGGAGATCGATCGTCTCGAACGATGGGAGGTGGCCGGCTACCTGGTCTCGCCGCCGGCCTATCTGTGCCCGAACCAGGCCGGCGTGCTCTGGCACTTCGGCCAGGTCGCGCTGCATACGCGACGGCCGGTGATGCTCTACGACGTGCCCCATCGCACCGGCGTGACGATCGAGCCGTCGACGGTGCGCCAGCTCACGCGTCACCTCAACATCGTCGGGATCAAGGAATGCGTGCCCGCGCATTTCGATGCGCTCGACAGCCTGCCGCTGGACGTGCTGTGCGGCACCGACGGCGCGTTTCTCGACTGCCTGGCCGCGGGCGGCTCGGGCGGCGTGCTGGCCAGCGCGCATGTCGGCGCGGACCTGTTCGTGGAAGTGCAGCGCCTGTACGAGGTCGGCCGCGTGACCGAGGCGCAGACGCTGTTCGACGCGATGCAGCCGGCGATCCGCCTGCTGTTCTCGGCGCCGAACCCGGCCGCGATCAAGGCCATGCTGGCTTTCTCGCACGACATGACGGCCGAGGTGCGCATGCCGATCACGCCGGCCTCGCCGCAACTGGTGGCCGAGCTGCGGCGCGTGCACGGCACGCTGGAGCGGCTGCGCGCCGAATGGCTGACGGCGCCGGCCGCCAGCCCGCTGCACTGA
- a CDS encoding alpha/beta fold hydrolase, producing the protein MQQTFQSSRWAFEIDGTALEIAALHRDGQREPILFLHGFGSTKEDYADLVLDRAFDGQPFLAYDAPGCGETFCADLGKPSIPFLVETALAMLDRAGFARFHLVGHSMGGLTALMLADRCPGRVISFVDIEGNIAPEDCFLSRQIVEHPRADARRFFDDFIERARHAPAYAGALYASSLRHKVRAEAVPGIFRSMVELSDHGGLMTRFVGLPCPTMFMYGEQNASLSYLDAIEARGVTLAEIPRCGHFPMYSNPAGMWQRIAAFQRQAVAGGR; encoded by the coding sequence ATGCAACAGACATTCCAATCGTCGCGATGGGCCTTCGAGATCGACGGCACCGCGCTCGAGATCGCCGCGCTCCATCGCGACGGGCAACGGGAGCCGATCCTGTTCCTGCACGGCTTCGGTTCGACCAAGGAGGACTACGCGGATCTCGTGCTGGATCGCGCCTTCGATGGGCAGCCGTTCCTCGCCTACGACGCGCCGGGTTGCGGCGAGACCTTCTGCGCCGACCTGGGCAAGCCCTCGATCCCGTTCCTGGTCGAGACGGCGCTGGCGATGCTCGATCGTGCCGGGTTCGCGCGCTTTCACCTGGTCGGGCATTCGATGGGCGGCCTGACCGCGTTGATGCTGGCCGATCGCTGCCCCGGGCGCGTGATCAGCTTCGTCGACATCGAGGGCAATATCGCGCCGGAGGATTGTTTCCTGAGCCGGCAGATCGTCGAGCATCCGCGCGCCGACGCGCGTCGGTTCTTCGACGATTTCATCGAGCGTGCGCGCCATGCGCCGGCCTATGCCGGCGCGCTCTATGCGAGCAGCCTGCGCCACAAGGTGCGGGCCGAGGCGGTGCCGGGCATCTTCCGCTCGATGGTCGAGCTGTCGGATCACGGCGGGCTGATGACGCGCTTCGTGGGCCTGCCATGCCCGACCATGTTCATGTACGGCGAGCAGAACGCCTCGCTGTCCTACCTGGACGCAATCGAGGCGCGCGGCGTGACGCTGGCCGAGATTCCGCGCTGCGGCCATTTCCCGATGTATTCGAATCCGGCCGGGATGTGGCAGCGGATCGCCGCGTTCCAGCGGCAGGCGGTGGCAGGGGGGCGGTGA